A window of the Thunnus albacares chromosome 15, fThuAlb1.1, whole genome shotgun sequence genome harbors these coding sequences:
- the ahi1 gene encoding jouberin gives MPAGESEDRANTRERFNEVFKKYTDSEKKKLKKKNPETKETIVLQTLTKNLNLEKDTEDDETILQNTYHPEQGSPRYTKNKRREREVAEKVNINNSRNQEEIQPSKGKRKSKRELPSLPVPEDTTSYSQQDADASKSEITLESDDVGGGKEPKRRSKKGKSKGDAEAKAESQAEDSEDKLLAEYQQQIAQEEERTLKKTQVKTEEDSSASHSVLLNNDVGKKKKKKLKSVITESDVGDEDEGANQDVDAEHETESKGKKKKKKKKQVVKEEGETEAEAPQKRVFDDSLVLGVYVHRTDRLKSDLLISHPMVKIHVVDENTGQYVKKEDSHRPVSSFYEQENVDHILPIMTQPFDFKKNKSIIPEWQEQIIFNERFAHFVQQNDESPRVILFFEILDFITMEEARANVDVDKHERGFRKIAWAFLKLVGTNGVLNIDSKLRLQLFCPPPRAKRQHKTIEVVEWWRKHPRIKYTSTLYVTVKGIKLPEHVDPSIRSMMALQEERGSTSYSELQNEVTKKSLTQPQDNKPPVLRWSRLPGQVCRIPNKPMLAFRGGQMGCFTVLFSHAGTLLAAACADRDAFPVVVYEIPSGKVLAAFNGHLKIVYDLCWSRDDRSLLSASSDGTVREWNVERLLGTAQKVLPHPSFVYCAQYHPTAQNLVVTGGYDSLVRVWRLDVDDVNGRLLQEFEGHNSFINTVCFDSEGRRMFSADNTGLIIVWKTSVNDRKQRQPCHHWCIEKKIGESDLNGIPINMLQLHPNGRCLLIHAKDSVLRMMDLRILAVKKYTGATNYRERIYSTFTPCGNFIFSGSEDGMAYVWNTDTGDQVAVYSELCYRTALHSVSFHPHENMVAFCAFGQSQPVHVYLYDRKVSQLEAHNIKALSRSASGDTKTVTNTPDPPVFQDTSASSAMDQYAQATRIALKMQCVKEQLDSVLEPHKRSSASGYIYETEKLCITHTRRSVVLDTGTMGLNASLPPPSLLSPHSKLQLSGSLAEQFIPQAALSTQNRRFSPVGQRLKGASSFRLQTTLPDHISSGVHVETGSAPVQQIVVSLYDYRANRSDELTIRRGDVIHVLYKDNDSWWFGRLANGQQGYFLSSYVEDQRDFSEEVTQSVEAQAVVSEEAVERSTPTRVSAAITSSGELRFLSEPTLSDTDPELTDAKAKRKKKVKKPGPSSQATFSDPDASGSAGSRRRVRSKERPLPKRPTGRTNSAFEPDT, from the exons ATGCCTGCTG GTGAGAGCGAAGACCGGGCAAACACCCGTGAAAGATTCAACGAGGTGTTCAAGAAATACACTGATTCAGAGAAGAAAAagttaaagaagaaaaaccCTGAAACCAAAGAGACCATTGTG CTCCAGACTCTAACAAAGAATCTCAACCTTGAGAAGGACACAGAGGATGATGAGACTATCCTCCAGAACACATATCACCCTGAACAGGGCAGCCCCCGCTATACCAAGAACAAGCGGAGAGAGAGGGAAGTAGCAGAAAAGGTTAACATCAATAACAGTCGAAACCAAGAGGAGATTCAACCATCGAAAGGTAAACGAAAGTCTAAGAGGGAACTTCCCTCACTTCCTGTACCTGAAGACACCACAAGTTACAGCCAGCAGGATGCAGATGCTTCCAAATCTGAGATCACTTTGGAGTCAGATGATGTTGGTGGGGGAAAGGAACCAAAACGGAGAAGTAAGAAGGGGAAAAGCAAAGGAGATGCAGAGGCCAAGGCAGAGAGCCAGGCGGAGGACTCTGAGGACAAACTGCTTGCAGAATACCAGCAGCAGattgcacaggaggaggaaaggacTTTGAAAAAGACACAGGTCAAGACAGAAGAAGATAGTTCGGCCTCCCACAGTGTTTTACTGAATAATGATGttgggaagaagaaaaagaagaagctgAAGTCTGTGATTACAGAGTCAGATGTAGG GGATGAAGATGAAGGTGCCAACCAGGATGTTGATGCGGAACATGAAACAGAAtcaaagggaaaaaagaaaaagaagaagaaaaagcaag ttGTCAAAGAAGAGGGTGAAACTGAGGCAGAAGCACCGCAGAAACGAGTCTTTGATGACAGCCTTGTGCTGGGAGTGTATGTACACAGAACAGATCGCCTCAAGTCGGACCTGCTGATCTCACATCCCATGGTGAAGATCCATGTCGTTGATGAGAACACCGGACAGTATGTGAAGAAAGAAGACAG CCATCGTCCAGTTTCCTCATTTTATGAGCAAGAGAACGTTGATCACATTCTCCCCATCATGACTCAACCTTTTGATTTCAAGAAGAACAAATCAATCATTCCTGAGTGGCAGGAGCAGATCATCTTCAATGAACGCTTTGCACATTTCGTCCAACAAAATGACGAAAGCCCCAGAGTCATACTCTTCTTTGAA ATCCTGGATTTCATAACGATGGAAGAAGCAAGAGCCAATGTTGATGTTGACAAGCATGAGCGAGGATTCAGAAAGATTGCATGGGCATTCCTCAAG CTGGTCGGCACTAATGGTGTGCTGAATATTGACAGTAAACTTCGCCTCCAGCTCTTCTGCCCTCCACCCAGGGCAAAGAGGCAACATAAAACAATTGAGGTGGTCGAGTGGTGGAGGAAACACCCCCGAATCAAATACACATCCACTCTTTATGTAACAGTGAAGGGCATTAAACTCCCTGAGCAT GTGGACCCAAGTATTCGTTCTATGATGGCGctgcaggaggagaggggaagCACCTCCTACAGTGAGCTACAGAATGAGGTCACTAAGAAAAGCCTGACACAGCCTCAAGACAACAAGCCACCAGTCTTGAGATGGAGCAGACTGCCTGGTCAG GTCTGTCGGATTCCTAACAAGCCTATGCTGGCATTTCGTGGTGGTCAGATGGGCTGTTTCACAGTTCTCTTCTCTCATGCTGGGACATTATTAGCTGCCGCTTGTGCTGACAGAGATGCTTTCCCTGTTGTAG tGTATGAGATCCCTTCTGGCAAGGTCTTGGCTGCCTTCAATGGCCATCTCAAAATCGTGTATGATCTCTGCTGGTCCAGAGATGATCGGAGTCTTTTGTCTGCCTCTTCTGATGGAACTGTCAG AGAGTGGAATGTGGAGAGGCTTCTGGGAACGGCCCAGAAGGTGCTCCCGCATCCATCATTCGTGTACTGTGCTCAGTACCACCCAACAGCCCAGAACCTGGTGGTGACGGGGGGCTACGACTCTCTGGTGCGAGTGTGGAGGCTTGATGTCGATGATGTGAATGGCCGGCTGCTGCAGGAGTTCGAGGGTCACAACAGTTTCATCAacactgtttgttttgactcTGAAG GAAGGAGAATGTTCTCTGCAGACAACACTGGCCTAATCATTGTATGGAAAACATcagtaaatgacagaaaacaacgGCAGCCATGTCATCACTGGTGTATAGAGAAG AAAATTGGTGAGAGTGACCTCAACGGTATCCCCATCAACATGCTGCAACTCCATCCGAATGGGCGGTGCCTGCTCATCCATGCTAAAGACAGTGTCCTGAGGATGATGGATTTGAGAAT TTTGGCTGTGAAGAAATACACCGGAGCCACAAACTACAGAGAGAGGATCTATAGCACTTTCACGCCATGTGGAAACTTCATCTTCTCTGGAAGCGAGGATGGAATGGCATATGTCTGGAATACTGATACTG GTGACCAAGTTGCAGTGTACTCCGAGCTTTGTTACCGCACCGCTCTCCACAGCGTGTCATTCCACCCTCACGAGAACATGGTAGCTTTCTGTGCCTTCGGTCAGAGCCAGCCTGTCCATGTTTACCTGTACGACCGCAAAG TTTCCCAGCTGGAGGCGCACAATATAAAGGCACTGAGCAGATCAGCTTCTGGAGACaccaaaactgtcacaaatacACCTGATCCCCCGGTGTTTCAGGACACATCTGCCTCTTCAGCCATGGATCAGTACGCCCAAGCAACAAGAATTGCATTAAAAATGCAATGTGTCAAAGAGCAACTGGATTCAGTACTG GAACCACATAAAAGATCTTCAGCTTCTGGATACATTTATGAGACAG AAAAattgtgcatcactcacacacGGAGGAGCGTGGTATTGGATACTGGCACA atGGGATTAAATGCCTCGTTACCGCCTCCGTCTCTCCTGTCGCCACACTCCAAGCTGCAGCTCTCTGGTTCTCTGGCAGAGCAATTTATCCCCCAGGCAGCCCTCAGCACCCAAAACC GCAGGTTCAGTCCAGTTGGTCAGCGGCTAAAAGGAGCTTCATCTTTCAGGCTACAGACG ACCCTTCCTGACCACATTTCCTCCGGCGTTCATGTGGAAACTGGTTCAGCTCCTGTTCAACAAATA GTTGTCTCACTCTATGACTACAGAGCTAATCGTTCTGATGAGCTGACCATACGCCGCGGTGATGTCATCCACGTGCTGTACAAAGACAATGACAGCTGGTGGTTTGGACGCCTGGCTAATGGGCAGCAGGGATATTTTCTTTCGTCTTACGTGGAAGATCAGA GAGATTTCAGTGAAGAGGTGACTCAGTCTGTAGAAGCACAAGCAGTCGTGTCTGAAGAGGCGGTTGAGAGGTCAACACCAACCAGG GTCTCTGCTGCAATTACTTCTTCTGGGGAACTTAGGTTTCTTTCTGAGCCAACACTTTCTGACACCGACCCTGAGCTGACTGATGCTAA agctaaaaggaaaaagaaggtGAAAAAGCCAGGACCATCATCTCAGGCCACATTTTCAGATCCAGATGCTTCGGGGTCAGCTGGCAGCAGGAGGAGAGTCAGATCAAAAGAGAGACCTCTCCCAAAGAGACCGACTGGCCGGACTAACAGTGCCTTCGAGCCTGATACATGA